The Chryseolinea soli genome contains a region encoding:
- the agaR gene encoding transcriptional repressor AgaR — MAKKRDSTVGRRKEILHLLSEKGEVFVEELSKLFSVSEVTIRNDLDQLEQKNTLIRARGGALKFETGVANDQRLADKSRINFQEKARIGKVAAQLITESDTIIIDSGSTTSELVRNLPDLQDLTVITNALNIANQLITKPNINMIMPGGYLRKNSLSLVGPLAEKSLRNFNVDKAFLGVDGFDTRQGVFTPNVEEARLNEIMIEISKEVILLVDSSKFKKRSLAFICSIEQIDKVITDTNITPDDKKRLQDAGVEVITV; from the coding sequence ATGGCCAAGAAAAGAGACAGTACCGTTGGCAGGCGAAAAGAGATCCTTCATTTGCTCTCGGAAAAAGGCGAAGTGTTTGTGGAAGAGCTGAGCAAGTTGTTCAGCGTTAGCGAAGTGACCATCCGCAATGACCTGGACCAACTCGAGCAAAAGAATACACTGATCCGCGCCCGCGGCGGCGCCCTGAAGTTCGAGACCGGCGTGGCCAACGACCAGCGCCTGGCCGACAAGAGCCGCATCAACTTCCAGGAAAAAGCCCGCATTGGCAAAGTGGCCGCCCAACTCATCACCGAGTCGGACACGATCATCATCGACTCGGGGTCTACCACCTCAGAATTAGTGCGGAATCTCCCTGATCTACAGGATCTTACGGTGATCACGAACGCCCTCAACATCGCCAACCAGCTCATCACCAAGCCCAACATCAACATGATCATGCCGGGTGGCTACCTGCGGAAAAACTCGCTTTCGCTGGTGGGGCCGCTGGCGGAGAAAAGCCTGCGCAACTTTAATGTCGATAAAGCTTTTCTAGGCGTCGACGGCTTCGACACGCGACAAGGCGTGTTCACGCCCAATGTGGAAGAAGCCCGCCTCAATGAGATCATGATCGAGATCTCGAAAGAGGTGATCCTGCTGGTGGATTCCAGCAAATTCAAAAAGCGCAGCCTCGCTTTCATTTGTTCCATTGAGCAAATCGACAAAGTGATCACGGACACCAACATCACCCCCGACGACAAAAAACGCCTTCAAGACGCCGGCGTGGAAGTCATTACCGTATAG
- a CDS encoding RNA polymerase sigma factor: MKAKPVYTTECEKDCDEVIWGDFRNGDKSAFATLYHRYFKTLIQHGLRVSGDKDLVKDCIHDLFMEIWKNKLNLSTPDSVKAYLISSLQRKVIRQLKKIRTRENGVLQWPTLDFVHSKEDQIISEQRKEEQRRKISRALEVLTKRQKEAVYLKFYSNLSYTEIANLMAISTESIYNLVSKAMDNLQGELTKLPEHKFQ; the protein is encoded by the coding sequence ATGAAAGCAAAACCTGTATACACAACCGAATGTGAGAAGGACTGTGACGAGGTGATCTGGGGTGATTTTCGCAATGGAGACAAGTCGGCTTTCGCCACGCTCTATCACCGCTATTTCAAAACGCTCATTCAACACGGCCTTCGTGTCTCGGGCGATAAGGACCTGGTCAAGGATTGCATCCACGACCTGTTCATGGAGATCTGGAAGAACAAACTCAATTTGTCCACCCCCGACTCGGTGAAAGCTTATCTCATCAGCTCGCTGCAACGCAAGGTTATACGCCAACTGAAAAAGATCCGCACCCGCGAAAACGGTGTCCTCCAGTGGCCCACACTCGACTTTGTTCACTCGAAAGAAGACCAGATCATTTCAGAGCAACGCAAGGAAGAACAACGCCGCAAGATCAGCCGGGCATTAGAAGTCCTGACCAAAAGACAAAAGGAAGCCGTATACCTGAAATTTTACTCTAACCTCAGCTACACCGAGATCGCCAATCTGATGGCGATCAGCACCGAATCGATCTACAACCTCGTCTCCAAAGCCATGGACAACCTCCAGGGCGAACTCACCAAACTGCCGGAACACAAATTTCAATAA
- a CDS encoding DUF5107 domain-containing protein, with protein sequence MSIRIFLFLLFAFPMLVTAQKAVVTESEREFLTYPFGEPSPVPILAERSNRIYPYHSFDGYSVTGQKQKWKVVKLENDYIEVYILPQVGGKVWGAIEKSTGKEFIYRNEVMKFRNISMRGPWTSGGIEFNFGYIGHTPATTNPVDYKTQENADGSVSCFVGTMDLPSRTQWRVEIRLPKDKAYFETHALWNNPTPITQSYYNWMTGAAVVSDDLEFFYPGDEELGHDGANGPWPVDAAGRDISKYANSNFGSHRSSHIVGEYTDFMGGYYHKSNFGFGHWALYNDMPGHKLWLWALSRNGGIWEDLLTDTDGQYMEFQAGRMFNQFQASSLRTPITQVPFSPGMTDRWQELWFPVKDIGGLSDVSPQGVLHVTRDQGKLSIGVNALATSQAKIIVTSNGKVIHTESKSLNPMEVIQTSVSLDSKAPFEVVVEGMDLRYSSENKNLIKRPFASMFKADPSSASYLYYAGMEQKESRNYKGAKTLLLNCVAKDAQHIGAVTALSELYYRSHQFDSALYYSNLGLQLDAYDPGVNYYAGVNYRAQGDLLNALETFGWAARSAEYRSPAYAQMAAIEIQRGDLTLGEQYAQQSLDFNRYNFNALHSLTILYRKTNRATEADKILETLLTADALDHFADFEKYLLHNTPDNLAKFKATIQNEFPYQTYLEVALQYQSLGLADDALQVLDKAPAHPLVHLWAAYLKKDASALPSIAAESPAFVFPFRLETVEPLQWATQKSDHWKFKYYLALNDWGIQREKDALSLFQSCGSAPDYAPFYTSRAFLQKGKDSKQELADLETAQRLAPQDWRTTSTLIEYYEGQQDHQKTLTLSTAAVKKFKGNYTLGLQYAKALLNNGQYAASVKTLEGMTILPFEGSSDGKNVYEQAYMLWALDLIGKKKYADAMTKLEKSKAWPENLGVGKPYDADTRMQEYAEAFCLQKMNKGKEAEALQTAIVEYSNQQPLEPTLNNILPLWVWQQKGDKAATQAWLEKLNTLGSQRPAHRWVVAIAKGDTSSKQSAETALKGNPYFLIIEKLKALSI encoded by the coding sequence ATGAGCATTCGCATTTTCCTTTTCCTTCTTTTCGCTTTCCCGATGCTGGTGACGGCACAAAAAGCTGTGGTCACCGAATCCGAAAGAGAGTTCCTCACCTACCCTTTCGGCGAACCCAGCCCCGTGCCGATCCTGGCGGAGCGAAGCAATCGCATCTATCCTTATCACTCCTTCGATGGCTATAGCGTCACCGGTCAGAAACAGAAATGGAAAGTGGTGAAACTGGAAAACGACTATATCGAAGTGTACATCCTCCCTCAAGTGGGTGGCAAAGTGTGGGGTGCCATCGAGAAGTCGACCGGCAAGGAATTCATTTATCGCAATGAGGTGATGAAGTTCCGCAACATCTCCATGCGCGGCCCCTGGACCAGCGGCGGCATCGAATTCAACTTCGGCTACATCGGCCATACACCCGCCACGACGAATCCCGTGGATTACAAAACACAAGAAAATGCCGACGGCAGCGTGAGCTGTTTTGTCGGGACCATGGACCTCCCCTCGCGCACGCAATGGCGCGTAGAGATCAGGCTCCCCAAAGACAAAGCCTATTTTGAAACGCACGCCCTCTGGAACAACCCCACGCCGATCACGCAATCGTACTACAACTGGATGACCGGAGCAGCCGTGGTTTCGGATGACCTCGAGTTCTTTTATCCCGGCGACGAAGAGCTGGGCCACGACGGCGCAAACGGCCCCTGGCCTGTCGATGCGGCGGGCCGCGACATCTCGAAATATGCCAACAGCAACTTCGGCTCCCACCGCTCCTCACACATCGTGGGCGAATACACCGACTTCATGGGCGGCTACTATCACAAATCGAATTTCGGCTTTGGCCACTGGGCGCTCTACAACGACATGCCTGGACACAAACTGTGGCTCTGGGCACTGTCGCGCAATGGTGGCATTTGGGAAGACTTGCTTACGGACACGGATGGTCAGTATATGGAGTTCCAGGCCGGCCGTATGTTCAACCAGTTCCAGGCCTCATCCCTGCGTACACCGATCACCCAAGTTCCCTTTTCCCCCGGCATGACCGACCGTTGGCAGGAATTGTGGTTCCCCGTGAAAGACATCGGCGGCCTCAGCGACGTTTCACCCCAAGGTGTGTTGCACGTGACGCGCGACCAGGGAAAGCTCTCCATCGGCGTGAATGCCCTGGCGACTTCGCAGGCAAAGATCATCGTTACCTCCAACGGGAAAGTCATCCACACGGAAAGTAAATCGCTCAACCCCATGGAAGTGATCCAGACTTCGGTGTCGCTGGACAGTAAAGCTCCCTTTGAGGTAGTCGTGGAAGGCATGGACCTGCGCTATAGTTCGGAAAATAAAAATCTTATCAAACGGCCCTTTGCTTCTATGTTCAAGGCCGATCCTTCCAGTGCCTCCTATTTATATTATGCCGGCATGGAGCAAAAAGAATCGCGGAACTACAAAGGCGCGAAAACACTCTTGTTGAATTGCGTGGCCAAAGACGCACAGCACATCGGTGCCGTGACCGCCCTTTCCGAATTGTACTACCGCAGTCATCAATTTGATTCCGCGCTATACTACAGCAATTTGGGTTTGCAACTGGATGCCTATGATCCGGGCGTGAATTACTACGCCGGCGTCAACTACCGGGCGCAAGGGGATCTGCTGAATGCGTTGGAAACGTTCGGATGGGCCGCGCGCTCTGCCGAATACCGCTCGCCGGCCTATGCGCAGATGGCAGCGATCGAGATACAACGCGGCGACCTCACCCTCGGAGAACAATATGCACAACAATCGTTAGACTTTAACCGGTATAATTTCAACGCCCTGCACAGCCTGACCATCCTCTACCGAAAAACAAACCGGGCGACCGAAGCCGACAAGATCCTGGAGACCCTGCTCACAGCCGACGCGCTTGATCACTTTGCCGATTTTGAAAAGTACCTGCTGCACAACACACCCGACAACCTCGCTAAGTTCAAAGCCACTATTCAAAATGAATTCCCTTATCAAACCTACCTGGAGGTCGCGCTGCAATATCAATCACTGGGCCTCGCAGACGATGCCCTACAAGTTCTTGACAAAGCGCCAGCCCACCCGTTGGTACATTTGTGGGCAGCCTATCTGAAGAAAGATGCTTCAGCCTTGCCCTCCATCGCCGCCGAGTCGCCTGCGTTTGTTTTTCCCTTCCGCCTTGAGACCGTGGAGCCGCTGCAGTGGGCCACGCAGAAGAGCGATCACTGGAAATTCAAATATTATCTCGCCCTCAACGATTGGGGCATTCAACGCGAGAAAGATGCGCTAAGCCTGTTTCAATCCTGCGGCTCCGCGCCCGACTATGCGCCCTTCTACACCTCGCGCGCCTTCCTGCAAAAAGGAAAAGACTCCAAACAGGAACTGGCCGACCTGGAGACCGCCCAACGCCTGGCCCCCCAGGACTGGAGGACCACGAGCACGCTCATCGAATACTATGAAGGCCAACAGGATCATCAAAAAACACTGACACTCTCGACCGCCGCGGTCAAGAAGTTCAAAGGCAACTACACGTTGGGCCTGCAATACGCCAAAGCCCTTTTGAACAACGGCCAATATGCCGCCAGCGTGAAAACCCTGGAAGGAATGACCATCCTACCCTTTGAAGGTTCCAGCGACGGCAAGAACGTCTACGAACAAGCCTACATGCTCTGGGCCCTCGACCTGATCGGCAAAAAGAAATATGCCGACGCCATGACCAAGCTGGAGAAATCAAAGGCATGGCCCGAGAACCTCGGCGTTGGCAAACCCTATGATGCCGACACCCGCATGCAGGAATATGCGGAGGCCTTCTGTTTGCAAAAAATGAATAAAGGCAAAGAAGCAGAAGCACTTCAAACAGCGATCGTGGAATATTCCAATCAACAACCGCTGGAGCCGACACTCAACAACATTTTACCGCTGTGGGTATGGCAACAGAAAGGCGACAAGGCCGCAACCCAGGCATGGCTTGAAAAGCTCAATACCCTTGGCTCACAACGCCCCGCACACCGCTGGGTGGTGGCCATTGCCAAAGGTGACACGAGCAGCAAGCAATCTGCGGAGACAGCGCTGAAAGGGAATCCTTATTTTTTGATCATTGAAAAATTGAAGGCCTTAAGCATCTAA
- a CDS encoding SIS domain-containing protein, translating into MKYLGIEASDLIKSGGIHTAKEICQQPELWKKTFEEIKRQEAAIAKFMDEALANTKRIILAGAGTSAFIGLSLRGVFQRNSGIATDCIATTDIVSHPKDYLTPEIPTLLISFARSGNSPESVAAIALADEICNTCYHLIITCNAEGKLAHYSSKSRHYIFNLPPESNDQSLAMTSSYSTMLLVGLLIAKLKDLKTAERSVDTVIKYGRKLIELYAGDFREIAKKDFHRAVFLGSGPFFGTATESHLKLQEFTDGKVICKNDSYLGFRHGPKAVVDENTLVVYLLTNNAYAYHYERDLILAMKKGTPPLLEIGISESEIKDIKLQHAFQLSENGKSVEEEFLAVCYIIPAQLLGFFKSLASGLMPDAPSATGAITRVVEGVNIYSLT; encoded by the coding sequence ATGAAATATTTGGGGATAGAGGCATCTGACCTCATCAAATCAGGGGGGATACACACGGCTAAAGAGATCTGCCAGCAGCCGGAGCTGTGGAAAAAAACATTTGAAGAGATTAAGCGTCAGGAAGCTGCCATCGCGAAGTTCATGGACGAGGCGTTGGCCAATACCAAGCGTATCATTTTAGCCGGCGCCGGCACCAGCGCGTTTATCGGCCTTTCATTGCGCGGTGTCTTTCAACGCAACTCCGGCATCGCCACGGATTGTATCGCCACGACCGACATCGTTTCGCATCCAAAAGATTATCTCACGCCCGAGATCCCGACGTTGCTCATTTCGTTTGCACGTTCGGGAAACAGCCCCGAAAGCGTGGCGGCCATCGCGTTGGCCGACGAGATCTGTAACACTTGCTACCACCTCATCATCACTTGCAACGCCGAAGGCAAACTGGCGCACTACTCATCCAAATCCCGCCACTACATCTTTAACCTTCCACCCGAATCCAACGATCAAAGCCTGGCCATGACCAGCAGCTATTCCACCATGTTGCTGGTGGGGTTGCTCATCGCGAAGCTGAAAGATCTGAAAACGGCAGAGCGCAGTGTGGACACCGTTATCAAATACGGCCGCAAACTGATCGAGCTTTATGCCGGTGACTTCCGGGAGATCGCCAAAAAGGATTTTCACCGCGCCGTGTTTCTCGGTTCGGGCCCCTTCTTCGGAACAGCAACCGAATCGCACCTGAAGCTACAGGAATTCACCGACGGCAAAGTGATCTGCAAGAACGATTCTTACCTGGGCTTCCGTCACGGACCAAAAGCCGTGGTGGACGAAAACACGTTGGTGGTATACTTACTGACGAACAACGCGTATGCCTATCACTACGAAAGAGATCTCATCCTGGCGATGAAGAAAGGAACACCGCCGTTGCTGGAGATCGGTATTTCGGAGTCGGAGATCAAAGACATCAAGTTGCAGCATGCGTTTCAGCTTTCGGAAAACGGCAAGTCGGTAGAGGAGGAGTTCCTGGCGGTGTGCTACATCATACCGGCGCAATTGCTGGGCTTCTTCAAGTCGTTGGCCTCGGGTCTGATGCCCGATGCACCGTCGGCCACCGGCGCCATTACGCGCGTGGTGGAAGGGGTGAACATCTATTCACTCACATAA
- a CDS encoding carbohydrate kinase family protein codes for MEKHFDVLVVGELNVDLILNTIDKFPEIGKEVLAHQMTLTLGSSSAIFASNLSTLGTTVTYAGKIGRDNFGDHIISSLQAKGVDTGNIILTPQHNTGATIVLNFSEDRAMVTYPGAMSHLTLEDISTEKLLQARHLHLSSIFLQQGIRKDIVALFRQAKALGLTTSIDPQWDPSETWDLDLKALLPHVDIFMPNTAELKALTGIADLQEALAYIREFGNAFVVKNGSEGAYLWEGQSLYHQRAFRNTSVVDSIGAGDSFDAGFIHKFLQQRSWQECLEFGALTGAINTTRHGGTGAFENLNLVKTIAQSTFNYTF; via the coding sequence ATGGAGAAACATTTCGATGTACTGGTGGTGGGCGAACTGAATGTGGACCTGATCCTGAACACCATCGACAAATTCCCCGAGATCGGCAAAGAAGTGCTGGCGCATCAGATGACACTCACGCTGGGCAGCAGCTCGGCGATCTTTGCCAGCAACCTCAGCACACTGGGAACGACCGTGACCTATGCGGGCAAGATCGGCCGCGATAACTTTGGCGATCACATTATTTCCAGCCTGCAGGCAAAGGGCGTAGACACCGGCAATATCATTCTCACCCCACAACACAACACCGGTGCCACCATCGTGTTGAATTTTTCCGAAGACCGCGCAATGGTGACCTACCCGGGGGCGATGAGCCACCTCACGCTGGAGGATATCTCCACGGAAAAGCTTCTCCAGGCGCGACACCTGCATTTAAGCTCCATCTTTCTTCAGCAAGGCATCCGCAAAGATATCGTCGCCCTCTTCCGCCAAGCCAAGGCCCTGGGCCTCACCACCTCGATCGACCCGCAATGGGACCCTTCCGAAACGTGGGACCTCGATCTGAAAGCCTTGCTTCCACACGTTGACATTTTCATGCCCAACACCGCCGAATTGAAAGCCCTCACAGGCATAGCCGATCTGCAAGAAGCGTTGGCTTACATTCGCGAATTCGGCAATGCGTTCGTGGTAAAAAACGGCAGCGAGGGCGCCTACCTCTGGGAGGGTCAATCACTGTATCATCAACGCGCCTTCCGCAACACGTCCGTGGTAGACAGCATTGGCGCGGGCGACAGCTTTGATGCGGGCTTCATCCATAAATTTCTGCAACAACGATCGTGGCAGGAATGCCTGGAGTTCGGTGCGCTCACGGGAGCCATCAACACCACACGTCATGGAGGGACAGGTGCGTTTGAAAATCTGAACCTGGTCAAGACCATCGCACAATCTACTTTTAACTATACTTTTTAA
- a CDS encoding class II fructose-bisphosphate aldolase, whose amino-acid sequence MRLQDKLKALGQNGKALLATNFYNFETLSGVLQAAKATNKSIILQLSESSIQYLGLRVAAGLARTALEEYGVEGWLHLDHGSSPEMAHRCLDAGFDSVMIDASEKPFEENVKITSSVVKLAEKYNANVEAELGYVAKLGQVQKVSQYTQPEEAKRFIDETGAHALAIAIGSAHGFYKETPQLQLELLSAIHAATPAALVLHGSSGIPEGQIREAVKRGITKVNLATETKNIFMKTLQQVLEGNDEIDLRKIFPQATQSVVKLISEKLEVVSPN is encoded by the coding sequence ATGCGGCTACAAGACAAACTGAAAGCACTGGGACAAAACGGCAAGGCGTTGCTGGCTACAAATTTCTATAATTTTGAGACGCTTTCCGGCGTGCTGCAGGCGGCAAAGGCAACGAACAAGTCCATCATCCTTCAATTGTCGGAAAGCTCCATTCAATATCTTGGGTTGCGCGTAGCCGCCGGGTTGGCGCGTACGGCTTTGGAAGAATATGGAGTGGAAGGGTGGCTTCACCTGGATCATGGGAGCTCGCCAGAAATGGCCCACCGCTGTCTGGATGCCGGGTTCGATTCGGTCATGATCGATGCCAGCGAAAAGCCTTTTGAAGAAAATGTAAAGATCACGTCATCCGTCGTAAAACTGGCGGAAAAATATAACGCCAACGTGGAAGCGGAGTTGGGATACGTGGCGAAGCTGGGACAGGTGCAGAAGGTAAGCCAATATACACAACCGGAAGAGGCGAAGCGATTTATCGATGAAACGGGCGCGCATGCCCTGGCGATCGCGATTGGTTCGGCACACGGCTTTTACAAAGAGACGCCGCAATTGCAACTGGAATTGTTGTCCGCCATTCACGCCGCCACACCGGCAGCATTGGTGTTGCACGGGTCGTCGGGCATTCCGGAAGGGCAGATCCGCGAAGCCGTAAAGCGGGGCATCACCAAGGTGAACCTGGCTACGGAGACAAAGAATATTTTTATGAAAACGCTGCAGCAGGTACTGGAAGGCAATGATGAAATAGATTTGCGCAAGATCTTTCCGCAAGCCACGCAGTCGGTGGTGAAGCTGATCAGCGAGAAATTGGAAGTGGTTTCCCCTAACTAA
- a CDS encoding amidohydrolase family protein has translation MTIVKRFGVWLLFIAMAAQAQNPDELLLKNYRPKSIYKIPVTKIEKAKFPVIDMHSHPYGKTKADIQEWVKTMDKFGIEKTLILSYATGARFDSLYQVYSAFGNRFEVWCGFDHTGYLEPGWSERAVKELERCARLGAKGVGELGDKGLGEFYSSPTKGWGMHIDDPRMKPLWKKCAELKLPVNVHVAEPMWMYEPMDSTNDGLMNAYEWKVDQTKPGILSHAQLIKTLENAVRDNPGTTFIACHYANCEYDLSILGNLFDKYPNLYADLAARYAETATIPRYMKAFFEKYQDRIVYGTDMGASPDMYAFTFRILESNDEHFYANGQTGYHWALSGFGLSDAILKKVYKTNAMKILKR, from the coding sequence ATGACAATTGTAAAACGATTTGGCGTCTGGCTGCTTTTTATAGCGATGGCGGCCCAGGCGCAAAACCCTGATGAACTGCTGCTAAAAAATTATCGACCGAAGTCCATTTATAAAATTCCGGTCACCAAGATCGAGAAGGCAAAGTTTCCGGTCATCGACATGCACTCGCATCCTTACGGCAAAACCAAAGCCGATATTCAGGAATGGGTCAAGACGATGGACAAATTTGGGATTGAAAAAACGCTCATTCTCTCGTATGCCACCGGCGCCCGTTTTGACTCCCTCTACCAGGTGTATTCTGCCTTTGGCAATCGCTTCGAAGTGTGGTGCGGGTTCGATCACACAGGCTACCTGGAACCGGGTTGGTCGGAGCGCGCTGTTAAAGAACTCGAGCGGTGTGCGCGCTTGGGGGCCAAGGGCGTAGGGGAGTTGGGGGACAAAGGGCTGGGTGAATTCTACTCGTCTCCGACCAAGGGATGGGGTATGCACATCGATGACCCGCGCATGAAACCCCTTTGGAAAAAATGTGCCGAGCTGAAGTTGCCCGTGAACGTTCACGTGGCGGAACCCATGTGGATGTACGAACCGATGGACTCCACCAACGATGGTCTGATGAATGCGTATGAATGGAAAGTGGACCAGACAAAGCCGGGCATCCTAAGCCATGCGCAACTGATCAAAACCCTGGAGAACGCCGTGCGCGACAACCCCGGCACGACATTCATCGCGTGCCACTATGCGAACTGCGAGTATGATCTCAGTATTCTCGGTAATCTTTTCGACAAATATCCGAACTTGTATGCCGACCTCGCAGCCCGCTATGCAGAAACGGCCACGATACCGCGGTATATGAAAGCCTTCTTTGAAAAATACCAGGACCGCATCGTCTATGGCACAGACATGGGGGCGAGCCCGGACATGTATGCGTTTACGTTTCGCATCCTGGAGTCCAACGACGAGCATTTTTATGCGAATGGCCAGACCGGCTACCATTGGGCCCTGAGCGGGTTTGGGTTGAGCGACGCGATTTTGAAGAAAGTGTACAAAACAAATGCGATGAAAATTTTAAAGCGATAA
- a CDS encoding pyrroloquinoline quinone-dependent dehydrogenase, translating to MPRDRSFSMPAFVFFILVIATACRNNREAHTTWSVYRGDVGSTGYSTLDEITPENVDQLEVAWTYHTGDAREENRSAIQCNPIIVNGKMYVTSPQLKLIALDPGTGKELWKFDPFMNSEATGVNRGVTYWEKGTDKRIFFSAGPHLYALNADNGGLIPTFGVAGRIDLRDGLGRDPGTLAVWATSPGIIFGDLLIQGTALGEGYDAAPGFVRAYDAATGKIAWTFHTIPQPGEYGYETWDKDAYTQVGGTNSWAGMSLDEKRGLVFVPTGSPAFDFYGGNRKGENLFGNCLIALDAKTGTRKWHHQLVHHDLWDYDLPAPPTLVTLHKDGKDIDAVAQVTKMGMVFLFERESGEPVYPIEERPVPKSDLMAEETWPTQPFPVKPLPFVRHTYTENDITDISPASHDFVKAKITGARMGSIYTPPSTDGVVQFPGTRGGAEWGGASFDPETGVLYVNANEIPLLIKMKAMEMSGGQLLASAGEKVYTLNNCTMCHGADRAGTGVFPSLQNLAKRKTEDEIRSLLKTGRGQMPTFPNISATDKDALIAFLFDKKDAAPKPANTPSQSTTYRYVHDGWNALTDQEGYPGVKPPWGTLNAIDLNTGDRLWQVPLGEYPELIKKGIPPTGTQNLGGTMVTASGLVFVGATRDEKFRAFNKKTGKMVWEYKLPAGGYATPATYSINGKQYIVIAAGGGGKVGSPSGDAYVAFALKK from the coding sequence ATGCCAAGAGATCGTTCGTTTTCGATGCCTGCCTTCGTTTTTTTTATCCTGGTGATCGCCACGGCGTGCAGGAACAACCGCGAGGCGCACACAACATGGTCGGTCTATCGTGGCGATGTGGGCAGCACGGGCTATTCGACGCTGGATGAGATCACACCGGAAAATGTGGATCAATTGGAAGTGGCCTGGACCTATCATACCGGGGATGCACGGGAAGAGAACCGGTCGGCTATTCAATGCAATCCCATTATTGTGAATGGCAAGATGTATGTCACCTCGCCGCAGCTGAAACTCATTGCGCTTGACCCCGGCACGGGAAAGGAACTGTGGAAATTCGATCCCTTCATGAACAGCGAGGCAACGGGCGTCAACCGTGGCGTGACCTATTGGGAGAAGGGAACGGACAAACGGATATTTTTTTCAGCGGGCCCCCATCTCTATGCGCTCAACGCCGACAATGGCGGACTGATCCCGACCTTTGGCGTCGCCGGCCGTATCGATCTGCGCGATGGTTTAGGTAGAGACCCCGGCACACTGGCGGTGTGGGCAACATCCCCCGGCATCATCTTTGGCGACTTGCTCATCCAAGGCACGGCGCTTGGCGAAGGCTATGATGCGGCCCCGGGCTTTGTACGCGCTTATGATGCGGCCACCGGCAAGATTGCCTGGACCTTTCACACCATTCCCCAACCTGGAGAATACGGCTACGAGACGTGGGATAAGGATGCCTACACGCAAGTGGGGGGCACCAACAGTTGGGCTGGGATGAGCTTGGATGAAAAGCGCGGTCTTGTATTTGTTCCCACCGGATCGCCCGCATTCGATTTTTATGGGGGCAACCGGAAAGGAGAGAACCTCTTCGGCAATTGCCTCATCGCCCTGGACGCCAAAACCGGGACACGCAAATGGCACCACCAACTGGTGCACCACGATCTGTGGGACTACGACCTTCCCGCGCCGCCAACCCTGGTGACGCTACACAAGGATGGAAAGGACATCGATGCCGTGGCCCAGGTCACCAAGATGGGCATGGTCTTTTTGTTTGAACGGGAAAGCGGCGAGCCTGTATATCCCATCGAAGAAAGACCCGTACCCAAGTCGGACCTGATGGCGGAAGAGACCTGGCCCACCCAGCCCTTCCCTGTAAAACCATTGCCCTTTGTGCGGCACACGTATACCGAAAACGACATCACCGATATTTCGCCGGCTTCCCACGACTTTGTGAAAGCAAAGATCACCGGTGCGCGTATGGGAAGCATTTATACGCCACCCAGTACCGACGGCGTGGTGCAGTTTCCCGGCACGCGGGGTGGAGCAGAATGGGGCGGCGCTTCGTTCGATCCGGAGACCGGTGTCTTATATGTGAACGCCAATGAAATCCCGCTGCTCATCAAAATGAAAGCGATGGAGATGTCGGGCGGACAGTTGCTGGCCTCGGCGGGTGAAAAAGTGTATACGTTGAACAACTGCACGATGTGTCATGGAGCGGACCGCGCGGGCACCGGTGTTTTTCCATCGCTGCAAAATCTGGCTAAACGAAAAACAGAAGACGAAATACGCAGCCTTTTGAAAACCGGACGGGGGCAAATGCCCACTTTCCCGAATATCTCGGCGACGGATAAAGATGCGCTCATCGCGTTTTTGTTTGATAAAAAAGATGCCGCGCCCAAACCTGCAAACACACCATCCCAATCCACCACGTACCGCTATGTGCACGACGGCTGGAACGCGCTCACCGATCAAGAAGGCTACCCCGGCGTGAAACCGCCGTGGGGCACGCTCAACGCCATCGACCTGAACACGGGCGATCGTCTCTGGCAGGTTCCCTTAGGCGAATACCCCGAGCTGATAAAAAAAGGGATCCCGCCAACCGGAACGCAAAACCTGGGCGGCACGATGGTCACCGCCAGCGGACTTGTATTTGTCGGCGCTACGCGGGATGAAAAATTCAGGGCGTTCAACAAAAAAACGGGGAAGATGGTGTGGGAATATAAATTGCCTGCGGGAGGCTATGCGACCCCGGCTACGTACAGCATCAACGGCAAACAATACATCGTCATTGCGGCAGGCGGTGGGGGCAAAGTGGGTTCGCCTTCCGGCGATGCCTATGTGGCCTTTGCGTTGAAGAAATAA